A single genomic interval of Eurosta solidaginis isolate ZX-2024a chromosome 3, ASM4086904v1, whole genome shotgun sequence harbors:
- the Tango11 gene encoding transport and Golgi organization protein 11 isoform X2, whose amino-acid sequence MWNTSYQLTTGGGSKRSQQLAYQNNDTSIISHREGTPMGELTPHEEILYLRRQLAKLNRRVLNIEINNEQRLQREKIVYCLGLAYFVLKAVFWLNRN is encoded by the coding sequence tTAACCACCGGCGGCGGCAGTAAACGTTCACAACAATTGGCTTACCAAAACAATGATACATCCATTATAAGTCATCGTGAAGGTACGCCTATGGGAGAGCTAACACCGCATGAAGAGATACTTTATTTGCGTCGACAATTGGCCAAATTAAATCGTCGTGTATTAAATATTGAAATCAACAATGAACAACGTTTACAACGTGAGAAAATCGTATATTGTTTGGGCTTAGCGTATTTTGTATTGAAAGCTGTATTTTGGTTAAATCGCAATTGA